CGAGTCAAGATGCCCAGCCCCGGACCGACTTCTACTACCGTGTCCTCTGACGTCACCTCTGCTGCTGACACTATGCGGTGTAAGACCCGCCTATCAATAAGGAAATGTTGCCCCAGGCTCTTCTTTGCCCGCAGCCCGAACCGACTAATCAAGCCCCTTGTCTCAGCAGCAAGCGACCTAGACATCCACAATACAGTGCACAAGAAAAAGGGTCGTGCACCCACTTTCGACACTGCCTTGCGGCTTTCCCTTACCTAGCAGCTCCGACCAGGTAAATCTGTGGCACCCAGACGCTGCTATTTACCGCTGCTTCCTTCCGGACCTGACGGGGTTCATAGTGTTCTGCCGCACAGGGCCCAGTCTTCAACACCGCCCAATAAGGGCAGTCCCACAAGCTCAGGAGCCTGGAGTGGGAATTCGGCCCCGCTATAGCGGATCTCGGGTACAGGGCACCGCTAACTCCCCGCCTAGCACGACCCAAGAGCAATGGTAATCCGACCTGCCCGCTTCTGTCAACGTTACTAATTGTCTTGTGGTAGTCTGTATAGTGTGTATGGCAAAGACTGGTTGTAGTGTCATGCAAGCGCCGATGGTCGGGTTAGGAAACCCGACCTACAAGCACTGTCAATGCGAAATCAAAGTTAACAAGCAGGGTTAGAGAGGAATTTGCCAAAGCAAGGCCTCAACATCAAAGAAAGGAACCAGAGCACCATTCCGCAGAAAGGCTACTTTTCGAGGAAGAGCCCGCGAACACCATCGGCTTTGAAGGGGCCACCATGGCCGGAAAGGAAAGTGGTCGGTGCATAATCGAGTAGCTTTCTGATGCTCTCTCTTGCTTGATGCTCGTCCTTGACCCAGAAGGGATATGCCGGTCTTTTCAGAGCATTAAACCTGCCAACAACCAGGTCTCCAACTAGGGCGGCCTCCCCTGGCAGAGCTATCGAGACTGACCCGTCTGTGTGGCCAGGCGTTCTGACCCATTTAGCCGCTATTCCGTACTGTTCCAAATCTCCTTCGTCCCCCTTGAGAAGAACATCTGGCTCGAAACCTCGCGTCCTGGTCTTGCTGGCAAAGAAACCCAAGACCTTTTCGAAGGTATTCCTGGGATGCAGCGGCATATTGCGTCCCTTCCGGGGGGCCTCAGCATCTAACTCGTGAATGGCAATGGGCGCTCCGGTCCTGGCCTTCAGGCGCAAAGCGTTACCAAAATGGTCGATGTGACCGTGGGTTAGCAAGATCAACCTGATTTTACTAAGGTCGATCCCCTGCCTCTCAAGTCGCCTGACCAGCCTTGGTCCATTCCAGGGGGAAGAGGTGTCCGCCAGAACCCAACCGTCCTTCCCCTGAATCAAGTAGGCCCTACCACTTATGAAAGTGAGGGCAACTATCGATTGGTTATTCAA
This genomic stretch from Chloroflexota bacterium harbors:
- a CDS encoding MBL fold metallo-hydrolase translates to MVLASAVLGLALRCRVKGRKLNNQSIVALTFISGRAYLIQGKDGWVLADTSSPWNGPRLVRRLERQGIDLSKIRLILLTHGHIDHFGNALRLKARTGAPIAIHELDAEAPRKGRNMPLHPRNTFEKVLGFFASKTRTRGFEPDVLLKGDEGDLEQYGIAAKWVRTPGHTDGSVSIALPGEAALVGDLVVGRFNALKRPAYPFWVKDEHQARESIRKLLDYAPTTFLSGHGGPFKADGVRGLFLEK